DNA sequence from the Pseudomonadota bacterium genome:
AGCTGCTTTCACAAATAGACAGAGCAGGGGTGCCCACTATATCAGATAGGTCATAAGGTATTGGAGTTAATTTCTTTGCATTTTTGAGATAGTAACCTCCCCCCAGTGTTAGTAGTAATGAAATCGTTATTGAAATAGATATTAAAAATTATTATAATCAGTAACCTTGCCCCCGTAGCTCAGGTGGATAGAGCAATGGATTCCTAATCCATGTGCCGCATGTTCGAGTCATGCCGGGGGCATCCAAATTGTATAGTTTTTGTATAGTTCATCTTACCTGAGTGATTTCTTTTACTTCATTGTGTTGCTTCAAAGTGCTATCCAGAATATCTACCGCTTTTGACATGTGGTTAGGTGAGAGGTGAGCATATCGTAACGTCATTGTTAAATTTTTGTGTCCTAATAGTCTTGATACTGTGGTTATATCTACCCCTGCCATTACCAAATGACTTGCAAAGGTATGTCTGAGGTCATGAAACCTGAAGTCTTTGACCTTGGCATTTCTGCAAGCAGTAGCAAATGACCGAGTAACATTACGAAATGGTTTCCCTGTCGTGGTATCATAAAATGCATGTCCACCATCTAACCTTCTGACGATACCTTGTAGCGTTTCTCGTAATGTTTCATTAATCGGTATTTCCCTTCTGTCACCGTTCTTAGTCTTATCGAGAAGAATAAACCCATGTTTGAGGTCAACGTTATCCCATGTCAGGGTGAGGATTTCACCCTTTCGCATACCGGTGTTCAATGCCATAATAACAATAGGCTTTAAATGAGCATAATGAGCATTTTTCTTCCCTAACTTTTCGCATTCATCCAAGAGGGTTTGGCATTCATCGACGCTAAGATACCGGAGTCTCCTGTTGTTTTCCTCAAGGAGTTTCACCCTTCTCACTCGCTTCAATGCTTCTT
Encoded proteins:
- a CDS encoding site-specific integrase, with the protein product MAKGIYKRGGVYWIRYAGLDGKIIFESTHSDRFKDAVTRLTDQKKSVRDGKQPDIKKKIPNTLFKDLVTEYLKWSERQRSHEQKEINANQLIEEFGNIPLRYFSTMMLEQYQTKRLEKGNKPATVNRHIALIKHMFTKAVEWDMVEEEALKRVRRVKLLEENNRRLRYLSVDECQTLLDECEKLGKKNAHYAHLKPIVIMALNTGMRKGEILTLTWDNVDLKHGFILLDKTKNGDRREIPINETLRETLQGIVRRLDGGHAFYDTTTGKPFRNVTRSFATACRNAKVKDFRFHDLRHTFASHLVMAGVDITTVSRLLGHKNLTMTLRYAHLSPNHMSKAVDILDSTLKQHNEVKEITQVR